The Halobacterium litoreum genome includes a region encoding these proteins:
- a CDS encoding FAD binding domain-containing protein translates to MFPDEFEYVEAESAEHAVELLDEHATEEVELLAGGHSLLPAMKTGLSSPDVLIDLGSVDELRGVSADGDTLSVGATTRYTDFLDSDDAHEHAPAMAEAVAQVGDVQVRNRGTVGGNLAHADPASDLPAAALTSDATLVALGPDGEREIPVEEFFYGMYATDLAPTEMLISVEIPSASDAVGAYAKKPSPSSGYAMIGVSALLDVDGNTVREARVGANGAVGQGVLLPSVADAIEGEALDEDSVAAAAEHATEDVDEAMLMDDIQASGEFRAQLLEVYAERALLAAMEEASAPAAAD, encoded by the coding sequence ATGTTCCCCGACGAGTTCGAGTACGTCGAGGCCGAGTCCGCCGAGCACGCCGTCGAACTGCTGGACGAGCACGCGACCGAGGAGGTGGAACTGCTCGCCGGCGGGCACAGCCTCCTGCCCGCGATGAAGACCGGCCTGTCGAGTCCGGACGTGCTAATCGACCTCGGGAGCGTCGACGAACTCCGCGGCGTCTCCGCGGACGGCGACACCCTCTCGGTCGGCGCCACGACGCGGTACACCGACTTCCTCGACAGCGACGACGCCCACGAGCACGCGCCGGCGATGGCCGAAGCGGTCGCGCAGGTCGGCGACGTGCAGGTGCGAAATCGCGGGACGGTCGGCGGCAACCTCGCGCACGCCGACCCCGCCTCGGACCTGCCGGCGGCGGCGCTCACGTCGGACGCGACGCTCGTCGCGCTCGGGCCGGACGGGGAGCGCGAGATTCCCGTCGAGGAGTTCTTCTACGGGATGTACGCCACCGACCTCGCGCCCACGGAGATGCTCATCAGCGTCGAGATTCCGTCCGCGAGCGACGCGGTCGGCGCGTACGCGAAGAAGCCGAGTCCGTCCTCCGGGTACGCGATGATAGGCGTCTCAGCCCTGCTGGACGTAGACGGGAACACCGTCCGGGAGGCGCGCGTCGGCGCGAACGGCGCGGTCGGCCAGGGCGTCCTCCTCCCGTCCGTCGCGGACGCCATCGAGGGCGAGGCGCTCGACGAGGACAGCGTCGCGGCGGCCGCCGAGCACGCCACCGAGGACGTCGACGAGGCGATGCTGATGGACGACATCCAGGCCTCCGGAGAGTTCCGCGCCCAACTCCTGGAGGTGTACGCGGAGCGCGCGCTGCTCGCGGCGATGGAGGAGGCGTCGGCGCCCGCGGCGGCCGACTGA
- a CDS encoding AAA family ATPase, with product MTDDRRTAFADATEADVRAAFDAQDYVADDDIVTTVSLALRLGKPLLVEGEPGAGKTELAKVLAAGFGTDLVRLQCYEGLTAESALYEWNYTKQLLAVQAGDGEDGVFTEEYLLERPLLRALRGGSDDSPPVLLIDEVDRADEEFEALLLEVLSDFQVSVPELGTVAAETPPVVVITSNRTRALSDALKRRCLFLHVEPPSFEKERAILERKVPELDGAVAAELCGAAGRLREEPLRKPPGAAETIDWARAVAALRENGDEPLSASEVEQTLGTLLKEVEDVERVDDDLLRELLDAATEAREAATAE from the coding sequence ATGACAGACGACCGCAGGACGGCGTTCGCGGACGCCACGGAGGCGGACGTGCGGGCGGCGTTCGACGCGCAGGACTACGTCGCCGACGACGACATCGTGACCACGGTGTCGCTCGCGCTCCGCCTCGGGAAGCCCCTGCTCGTGGAGGGCGAACCGGGCGCCGGGAAGACCGAACTCGCGAAGGTGCTCGCCGCCGGCTTCGGCACCGACCTCGTGCGCCTCCAGTGCTACGAGGGGCTCACGGCCGAGAGCGCGCTCTACGAGTGGAACTACACGAAACAACTGCTCGCGGTGCAGGCGGGCGACGGCGAGGACGGCGTGTTCACCGAGGAGTACCTGCTCGAACGACCGCTCCTCCGCGCGCTCCGCGGCGGCAGCGACGACAGCCCCCCGGTCCTGCTCATCGACGAGGTGGACCGCGCGGACGAGGAGTTCGAGGCGCTGTTGCTCGAAGTCCTGAGCGACTTCCAGGTCTCCGTCCCCGAACTCGGTACCGTCGCCGCCGAGACGCCGCCGGTGGTCGTCATCACGTCGAACCGCACGCGGGCGCTCAGCGACGCGCTGAAGCGTCGGTGCCTGTTCCTGCACGTCGAACCGCCGTCCTTCGAGAAGGAGCGCGCGATTCTCGAACGCAAAGTCCCCGAGTTGGACGGCGCCGTCGCCGCCGAACTCTGCGGCGCGGCCGGCCGCCTGCGCGAGGAACCCCTGCGGAAGCCGCCGGGCGCCGCCGAGACCATCGACTGGGCGCGCGCGGTCGCCGCGCTCAGGGAGAACGGTGACGAACCGCTGTCTGCGAGTGAGGTCGAGCAGACCCTCGGGACGCTCCTGAAGGAGGTCGAGGACGTGGAGCGCGTGGACGACGACCTGCTCCGCGAACTGCTGGACGCGGCGACCGAGGCCCGCGAGGCGGCGACGGCGGAATGA
- a CDS encoding VWA domain-containing protein: MTDAPDVVAARDHVRDELVRFARSLRQAGVDVPANAHTTAARALVELGFGDEDRARAGLRACLVTDARDAETFDRLFAEFWRRLTAGLGPTGPADRQEDAPEGALAPMGDPADSERADVDTGEDGASDEQEVGVLSASLGGVVADDAEESGDDTSLGRQSATGVPEPISVPPVESGEAFDRAFDALTAAVGGLRGRRWAGGGDERADARRALRSSFGTGGTVLSVPRRERTRPAVRAVFLVDVSQSVLDTVDRAFLLQFLRRARRDWRDARVFFFDEALREVSGELDAPTHAAVVEALERAEAEWGGGTRIGASLAELDADAVDHRTVVFVVSDGLETGDVDRLESAIAGVSRRAASVLWLNPLAASASYEPTARGMAAALPFVDGLFAFADAADVAELARQLDRHGAGGRVGVEYDPRRA; the protein is encoded by the coding sequence ATGACCGACGCGCCCGACGTCGTCGCGGCCCGCGATCACGTCCGGGACGAACTCGTGCGGTTCGCGCGCTCGCTCCGCCAGGCGGGCGTGGACGTGCCGGCGAACGCGCACACGACCGCAGCGCGAGCGCTCGTGGAACTCGGGTTCGGCGACGAGGACCGCGCTCGCGCCGGCCTCCGGGCGTGTCTCGTCACGGACGCCCGCGACGCGGAGACGTTCGACCGACTGTTCGCGGAGTTCTGGCGGCGGCTCACGGCGGGCCTCGGGCCGACGGGGCCGGCGGACCGACAGGAGGACGCCCCGGAGGGCGCGCTCGCTCCGATGGGCGACCCGGCCGACAGCGAGCGCGCAGACGTGGACACCGGCGAGGACGGCGCGAGCGACGAACAGGAGGTCGGCGTGCTGTCGGCGTCGCTCGGCGGCGTCGTGGCGGACGACGCCGAGGAGTCGGGCGACGACACGAGTCTCGGCCGGCAGAGCGCGACCGGCGTCCCCGAACCGATTTCGGTGCCGCCCGTCGAATCCGGAGAGGCGTTCGACCGCGCGTTCGACGCGCTGACGGCGGCGGTCGGCGGTTTGCGGGGGCGGCGCTGGGCGGGCGGGGGCGACGAGCGCGCGGACGCCCGGCGCGCGCTCCGGTCGAGTTTCGGCACCGGCGGGACGGTGCTGTCGGTACCCCGTCGGGAGCGCACCCGGCCCGCCGTGCGCGCCGTCTTCCTCGTGGACGTGAGCCAGTCCGTCCTCGACACGGTCGACCGGGCGTTCCTCCTGCAGTTCCTGCGGCGCGCGCGCCGGGACTGGCGGGACGCCCGCGTGTTCTTCTTCGACGAGGCGCTGCGCGAGGTCTCCGGGGAACTCGACGCGCCGACCCACGCCGCCGTCGTCGAGGCGCTGGAGCGCGCGGAAGCCGAGTGGGGCGGCGGCACGCGCATCGGCGCGTCGCTCGCAGAACTGGACGCCGACGCCGTCGACCACCGGACGGTCGTGTTCGTCGTCAGCGACGGCCTCGAAACGGGAGACGTGGACCGACTGGAGTCGGCGATTGCGGGCGTCTCGCGGCGCGCCGCGAGCGTGCTGTGGCTGAACCCCCTCGCCGCGTCGGCGAGTTACGAGCCGACCGCTCGCGGGATGGCGGCGGCGCTCCCGTTCGTGGACGGCCTGTTCGCGTTCGCGGACGCCGCCGACGTCGCGGAACTCGCGCGCCAACTCGACCGGCACGGCGCGGGCGGCAGAGTGGGCGTCGAGTACGACCCGCGGCGGGCGTGA
- the metX gene encoding homoserine O-acetyltransferase MetX, protein MPTAELGRFEFESGQAVEDLTVAYETYGEFDGRNAVLVCHALTGSQHVADSPDGVAGQGHGWWRSVVGPGKAIDTNDYFVVCANVPGSCYGTDGPSAEGPDGDPYGTDFPPVTVGDWTRSQRRLLDELGVGRLHAVVGGSVGGMNALDWARRFPDDVRRVAAVAAAPRLDAQCLGLNAVARRAIRTDPDWNGGDYYGDSHPDRGLALARQLGHLMYLSKDSAGRKFGRRTAGREAGGDAFPSDPAAAFFPYRDVESYLDYQADQFVERFDANSYLYLVRAMDDYDLAAGYDSDAAALAAFPGDALVLSFTGDWHFTVDQSEDLAESFRAGDASVAHHVVDSDHGHDAFLVEPESVGPPLRDFLADGVAGRSVTDTAESDTEPSSYAPVHNSLFSG, encoded by the coding sequence ATGCCGACAGCCGAGTTGGGTCGCTTCGAGTTCGAAAGCGGGCAGGCCGTCGAGGACCTCACCGTCGCCTACGAGACGTACGGCGAGTTCGACGGGCGGAACGCGGTCCTCGTCTGTCACGCGCTCACCGGGAGCCAGCACGTCGCCGACAGTCCAGACGGCGTCGCGGGGCAGGGCCACGGCTGGTGGCGGAGCGTCGTTGGCCCGGGGAAAGCCATCGACACGAACGACTACTTCGTCGTCTGCGCGAACGTCCCCGGGTCGTGTTACGGCACGGACGGCCCGTCGGCCGAGGGGCCGGACGGCGACCCCTACGGCACCGACTTCCCGCCCGTGACGGTCGGCGACTGGACGCGGAGCCAGCGCCGCCTCCTCGACGAACTCGGCGTTGGACGCCTGCACGCCGTCGTCGGCGGGAGCGTCGGCGGGATGAACGCCCTCGACTGGGCGCGCCGGTTCCCCGACGACGTGCGCCGCGTCGCCGCCGTCGCCGCCGCCCCCCGCCTCGACGCGCAGTGTCTCGGCCTGAACGCCGTCGCGCGCCGCGCCATCCGCACCGACCCGGACTGGAACGGTGGCGACTACTACGGCGACAGCCACCCCGACCGCGGCCTCGCGCTCGCCCGCCAACTCGGCCACTTGATGTACCTCTCGAAGGACTCCGCCGGCCGGAAGTTCGGGCGCCGGACGGCGGGCCGCGAGGCGGGCGGGGACGCGTTCCCCTCGGACCCGGCGGCCGCGTTCTTCCCGTACCGCGACGTGGAGTCGTACCTCGACTACCAGGCCGACCAGTTCGTCGAGCGCTTCGACGCGAACAGTTACCTCTACCTCGTCCGCGCGATGGACGACTACGACCTCGCCGCCGGCTACGACTCCGACGCCGCCGCGCTCGCCGCGTTCCCCGGCGACGCGCTCGTGCTCTCCTTTACCGGCGACTGGCACTTCACCGTCGACCAGAGCGAGGACCTCGCCGAGTCGTTCCGCGCGGGCGACGCGTCGGTCGCCCACCACGTCGTCGACTCCGACCACGGCCACGACGCCTTCCTCGTCGAACCCGAGTCCGTCGGCCCGCCGCTCCGGGACTTCCTCGCGGACGGCGTCGCTGGCCGGTCGGTCACCGACACCGCCGAGTCGGACACGGAACCGTCGTCGTACGCGCCGGTCCACAACAGCCTGTTCTCGGGGTAG
- a CDS encoding O-acetylhomoserine aminocarboxypropyltransferase/cysteine synthase family protein translates to MTDASDGDGAPDGEAYDRRTRSVHAGYDPDETGARAPPIHQTTSYVFPDADEAAARYALDSEADVYSRISNPTTSALEDRLASLHGGTGAVATNAGMGAIDAITTTLAEAGRNIVAGEEMYGGTASYFAHTAGKRGVETRTVDALDPDAVADAIDDDTAFVHVETIANPSLVTPDFDALAEVAHDHAVPLVVDNTFATPHLCRPIEHGADVVWASTTKWLHGAGTTLGGVVVDGGTFPWDHPDAEFPELAGENPAFGVDFTERFGDRALEAAVRQRAVRSCGTGQSAFDAWQTLQGIQTLPLRVDRHCENAAALADFLDDHPDVAWVSYPGLGDHPTHDAASEYLDGGFGGMLTFGPEGGFDAAKAVCEGVELASFLANVGDAKTLVVHPASTTHAQLSESEQRDAGVRPDMVRVSVGIEGTEDVLADFDRALREAH, encoded by the coding sequence ATGACTGACGCGAGCGACGGGGACGGCGCGCCGGACGGCGAGGCCTACGACCGCCGGACGCGGAGCGTCCACGCGGGCTACGACCCCGACGAGACCGGGGCGCGCGCCCCGCCGATTCACCAGACCACGTCGTACGTCTTCCCGGACGCCGACGAGGCGGCCGCCCGGTACGCGCTCGACTCCGAGGCCGACGTCTACTCGCGCATCTCCAACCCCACCACGTCGGCGCTCGAAGACCGGCTCGCCAGCCTCCACGGCGGCACCGGCGCCGTCGCGACGAACGCCGGCATGGGCGCCATCGACGCCATCACCACGACGCTCGCCGAAGCGGGGCGAAACATCGTTGCAGGCGAGGAGATGTACGGCGGCACCGCCTCCTACTTCGCGCACACCGCGGGCAAGCGCGGCGTCGAGACGCGCACCGTCGACGCCCTCGACCCCGACGCCGTCGCCGACGCCATCGACGACGACACCGCGTTCGTCCACGTCGAGACCATCGCCAACCCCTCACTCGTCACGCCCGACTTCGACGCGCTCGCCGAGGTCGCGCACGACCACGCCGTCCCGCTGGTCGTCGACAACACGTTCGCCACGCCCCACCTCTGTCGCCCCATCGAGCACGGCGCGGACGTGGTGTGGGCGTCCACGACGAAGTGGCTCCACGGCGCCGGCACCACACTCGGCGGCGTCGTCGTGGACGGCGGCACCTTCCCGTGGGACCATCCGGACGCCGAATTCCCCGAACTCGCGGGCGAGAACCCCGCGTTCGGCGTCGACTTCACCGAGCGCTTCGGCGACCGCGCGCTCGAAGCCGCCGTCCGCCAGCGCGCGGTGCGCTCGTGTGGCACCGGGCAGAGCGCCTTCGACGCGTGGCAGACGCTGCAGGGAATCCAGACGCTCCCGCTCCGCGTGGACCGCCACTGCGAGAACGCCGCCGCGCTCGCCGACTTCCTCGACGACCACCCGGACGTGGCGTGGGTGTCCTACCCCGGCCTCGGCGACCACCCGACCCACGACGCGGCCAGCGAGTACCTCGACGGCGGCTTCGGCGGGATGCTGACGTTCGGCCCGGAGGGCGGCTTCGACGCCGCGAAGGCGGTCTGCGAGGGCGTCGAACTGGCGTCGTTCCTCGCGAACGTCGGGGACGCGAAGACGCTCGTCGTCCACCCAGCGAGCACCACGCACGCGCAACTCTCCGAGAGCGAGCAGCGCGACGCCGGCGTGCGCCCCGACATGGTTCGCGTCTCCGTCGGCATCGAGGGGACCGAGGACGTGCTCGCGGACTTCGACCGGGCGCTCCGGGAGGCCCACTGA
- a CDS encoding MFS transporter: MSDVRRERASLAGVVFAVLFAQVLLYPGATDLVAAFDASDPETASRWFLAAEFGAFVAFAGVWGALSDRAGRRVPFIAMGAVAGGVGYGALAAANVRLAGALVLRAAQGAVTIGAFSLAMTMLMDLSDDHGKNMGAAGIAIGLGTALGAPVGGELTEIAPRLPLVVGGAVLALAGVFALRVPDRAPEGHGDSLRAGLRVLSNRPSLSVPYAFGFIDRFTAGFFALVGTLYFRQEFGLDAGATGLTLALFFAPFALLQYPFGRLSDRIGRTIPIAVGSATYGLAVVGVGFAPALGLAQGGMVVVGVLGALMAPATMALVTDIAGDDERGVGMAGFNAAGSLGFLAGIVGGGWVAESWGFESAFLLAGGTELLLAALALPALLRLD, translated from the coding sequence GTGAGCGACGTCCGACGCGAACGCGCGTCCCTCGCCGGCGTCGTGTTCGCCGTGCTGTTCGCGCAAGTCCTCCTCTACCCCGGCGCCACCGACCTCGTCGCCGCGTTCGACGCCAGCGACCCCGAGACCGCCAGCCGGTGGTTCCTCGCCGCCGAATTCGGCGCGTTCGTCGCGTTCGCCGGCGTCTGGGGCGCGCTCAGCGACCGCGCCGGCCGCCGCGTCCCCTTCATCGCGATGGGCGCCGTCGCCGGCGGCGTCGGCTACGGCGCGCTCGCCGCCGCGAACGTCCGCCTCGCCGGCGCGCTCGTTCTCCGCGCCGCACAGGGCGCCGTCACCATCGGCGCGTTCTCCCTCGCGATGACGATGCTGATGGACCTCTCGGACGACCACGGCAAGAACATGGGCGCCGCCGGCATCGCCATCGGCCTCGGCACCGCGCTCGGCGCGCCCGTCGGCGGCGAACTCACCGAAATCGCGCCCCGCCTCCCGCTCGTCGTCGGCGGCGCCGTCCTCGCGCTGGCGGGCGTCTTCGCGCTCCGCGTCCCCGACCGCGCGCCCGAGGGCCACGGCGACTCGCTGCGCGCCGGCCTCCGCGTCCTCTCGAATCGCCCGTCGCTGTCCGTCCCGTACGCGTTCGGGTTCATCGACCGGTTCACCGCCGGCTTCTTCGCGCTCGTCGGCACGCTGTACTTCCGACAGGAGTTCGGCCTCGACGCCGGCGCGACGGGGCTCACGCTCGCGTTGTTCTTCGCGCCGTTCGCGCTCCTCCAGTACCCCTTCGGCCGGCTCTCGGACCGCATCGGCCGCACGATACCCATCGCCGTCGGCTCCGCCACGTACGGCCTCGCCGTCGTCGGCGTCGGCTTCGCGCCCGCGCTCGGCCTCGCGCAGGGCGGCATGGTCGTCGTCGGCGTGCTCGGCGCGCTGATGGCGCCCGCCACGATGGCGCTCGTCACCGACATCGCGGGCGACGACGAGCGCGGCGTCGGCATGGCCGGCTTCAACGCCGCCGGGTCGCTGGGCTTCCTCGCCGGCATCGTCGGCGGCGGCTGGGTCGCAGAAAGCTGGGGGTTCGAATCCGCGTTCCTCCTCGCCGGCGGCACGGAACTGCTGTTGGCCGCGCTCGCGCTCCCGGCGCTACTGCGCCTCGATTAG
- a CDS encoding pyridoxal-phosphate-dependent aminotransferase family protein, translated as MREDFLLLNPGPVPVTREVREAMSEPMVSHRSAAFEAVYERAQTHLDYVFEHSTPDGASTSAGGTSLILNGTATMGMEAAVANLTDRHSEVVSVVNGKFGRRFARIADRHGDATQVAFDWGESVDLDAVADAVTDETEVVTMVHNETSTGVLNPVEAVGEIAAEHDARYVVDGVTSIGGDEFRIDDWHVDVAVTDGQKALAAPPGVSALYVADDAKPHVDGEKAPFYEDLDWHLRKADSHQTPFTSAVPLFRGLAEATADIHEEGMPDRIARHRRQSEAFREAFWAMGLESFPDLNEHAEFSNTLTAIRLPEGARGDDAPAFFDAVEARGVSISGGQAHLGGDIFRVSNMGGLSSEQILRGIRTIGEAFREVGVDADTEAALDAARECLR; from the coding sequence ATGCGCGAGGACTTCCTCCTCTTGAACCCCGGTCCCGTCCCGGTGACTCGCGAGGTCCGCGAGGCGATGAGCGAGCCGATGGTCTCGCATCGCTCCGCGGCCTTCGAGGCCGTCTACGAGCGAGCCCAGACCCACCTCGATTACGTGTTCGAGCACTCGACGCCCGACGGCGCGAGCACGTCCGCGGGCGGCACCTCGCTGATTCTGAACGGCACGGCGACGATGGGGATGGAGGCCGCCGTCGCGAATCTGACCGACCGCCACAGCGAGGTCGTGTCGGTCGTCAACGGGAAGTTCGGGCGTCGGTTCGCGCGCATCGCGGACCGGCACGGCGACGCGACCCAGGTGGCCTTCGACTGGGGGGAGTCCGTCGACCTCGACGCCGTCGCGGACGCCGTCACCGACGAGACCGAGGTGGTGACGATGGTCCACAACGAGACGAGCACGGGCGTCCTGAACCCCGTGGAGGCGGTCGGCGAGATAGCCGCCGAGCACGACGCCCGCTACGTCGTGGACGGCGTGACGAGCATCGGCGGCGACGAGTTCCGCATCGACGACTGGCACGTCGACGTGGCCGTGACCGACGGCCAGAAGGCGCTCGCGGCGCCGCCGGGCGTCAGCGCGCTGTACGTCGCCGACGACGCGAAACCGCACGTGGACGGCGAGAAGGCGCCGTTCTACGAGGACCTCGACTGGCACCTCCGGAAGGCCGACTCCCACCAGACGCCCTTCACGAGCGCCGTCCCCCTGTTCCGTGGGCTGGCCGAAGCGACCGCGGACATCCACGAGGAGGGGATGCCCGACCGCATCGCGCGCCACCGCCGGCAGTCAGAGGCCTTCAGGGAGGCGTTCTGGGCGATGGGCCTCGAGTCGTTCCCGGACCTGAACGAGCACGCCGAGTTCTCGAACACGCTCACCGCGATTCGCCTGCCGGAGGGCGCCCGCGGCGACGACGCGCCCGCCTTTTTCGACGCCGTCGAAGCACGGGGCGTCTCCATCAGCGGCGGGCAGGCCCACCTCGGCGGCGACATCTTCCGCGTGTCGAACATGGGCGGCCTGTCCAGCGAGCAGATTCTCCGCGGGATTCGCACCATCGGGGAAGCGTTCCGCGAGGTCGGCGTCGACGCCGACACCGAGGCCGCGCTGGACGCGGCCCGCGAGTGCCTGCGCTAA